Genomic window (Ruminococcus flavefaciens AE3010):
TACCGATAACCGTGTTATTCCATATCAACTATATTACGCAGAACTAAAAAAAATTTTAGATAATGCTTGCAATTACTTGCCGTTTCTCAATGAAAAGGACGAATACGGTACTGTTGCTGATAAGATACTAAGTATAATGGAGTTTAGAATTCCATACTATACAGGACCATTAGTAGTAAGTGACAAAAGCAAAAATGCATGGATAGTGCGTAAGGCTGAAGGAAAGATATATCCATGGAATTTTAAGCAAATAATAGATGAAGATGCCTCTGAAAACGAATTTATACGTCGTATGACCTGTAAATGCACATATCTCGCGGGAGAAGAAGTGCTACCGAAGTATTCATTGCTTTACAGTAAATACACAGTTCTGAACGAGATAAATAACATCAAAGTCAATGGAGTGCCTATAACGGTTGAACAGAAACAGAAGCTGTATCAAGATATGTTTGTTTCTTCAAATAGGAAACTAACTAAAAAGCGTATAGCTGAATACTTCAAGTCTATTGGTGTATACAAAGGTGAAATTGAAATAAGCGGTGTTGATGATAATATTAAATCATCGTTGAAGTCCTATCATGATTTCAAACAGCTATTAGAGAATGGTGTGCTCAGTGAAAACGATGTTGAAAGAATTATTGAACGCATAACTGTTACAACAGATACAAAACGTTTGAAAAACTGGCTTGAAGAGAACTTCAAACATATTTCCAATGAAGATATAAAGTATATTTCAAAGTTGAAATATAAAGACTACGGCAGACTTTCGAGACGTTTTCTTGAAGAAATACTGCCAATTGATGATAAAACAGCAGAAGTACTCGACGAGAAGAATATAATATCTATGCTTTGGGAGTCAAACAATAATCTTATGGAACTATTAAGTTCCAATTATGGCTATTCTAAGGCAGTTGAAGTATCTAATAAGTATTATTATGCTTTACCTGAGAATCAAAAAAGCATAAGTGAACAGCTAAAGGATATGTATATCCCCACCGCGGTAAGACGTTCTGTTACACGAACTATCGATATTGTCAAAGAACTGAAAACAATACTAAAAAAAGCTCCAGACAAGATATTCATCGAAATGGCAAGGGGAGAGGGAGAAACACCCAAAGGAAAGCGTGCTCAGTCGCGCCGTGATCTTATATCCCAAATTCTTGATGATGCAGATGCGGATAATATTCCTGAGCTAAAAAATAAGCTTGACAGTATAGATGATGGAAAGCTTCGCAGTGAAAAGTATTATCTGTATTTTATGCAGCTGGGTAAGTGTGCATATACTGGAAAAGCTATTAGTTTTGAAGATCTTGAAGATAACCATAAATGGAATATCGACCATATTTGGCCCCAGGCTAAAATAAAGGACGACAGCCTCGATAACAAAGTGCTTGTTGACACAAATACTAATGGCGCTAAAGGTGATAGCTATCCTATCAGCTCGGATATCCGTGAGAAAATGCAGGGATTCTGGCATAGCCTGCACAAAAAGGGGCTTATGAGCGAAAAGAAGTTTTCTCGCCTTATCCGAAACACCCCGTTTTCAGAAGAAGAACTATCGGGTTTTATTGCTAGACAGCTAGTAGAAACAAGACAGTCCACTAAAGCCGTTGCCACATTACTGAAGGAGCTTTTCCCTGATACAGATATCGTATATGTTAAAGCAGGACTTGTTTCTGAATTCAGACATGAAATGGATATGCTGAAATGCCGCGAAATAAATGATCTTCACCACGCCAAGGACGCTTATCTCAATATAGTTATGGGTAATGTTTATGACACCAAGTTCACAAAATCTCCGCTGAACTTCGTACAAAGCGGCGAACGTTATTCTATGAAGCTTTTTAAGAAAGATCAAAATGGTAAGGAAAGCGGTCTGCTTACAGGAAAGGTCCAACGTGGTGATACAATCGCATGGGATCCAGCCGTTTCGTTTAAGACAGTGCGGGATATGATGGCCAAAAACAGTATCAGGTATGTGAAGTATACCTATAAACGCAAGGGTGGTCTTTTCAATCAGATGCCCGAACGCAAAAAGGAAGGACTTGTTCCACGCAAAATTGGACTTGATACTTCAAAATATGGTGGATATAACAATACAACCGCTTCATACTTTTCAATTGTAAAATATAATAAAAACTCTATTGTTATAATTCCAATCGAAACAATGTATGCAAAACGTTTTGAAATTGATATTGATTTTGCTATGAATTATGCAGCTGATACTTTGTCGAGTATTCTTTCGGAGGTGATTACTGCTGATATGGTATCAATGCCAATGAAAAACAGAGCATTAAAAATAAATACACTTTTAGAGATAGATGGGTTTAGATGTAATATAGTACAGAAATCTAATAAAGGACGAACTCTTGTCATCGCTTCTTCAGAATCTCTTATTGTGCCACCAGAAAGCTATAACTACATAAAAAAGATATGTTCATTTCTTGAAAAAAGTGAAAAAGGAAAGAAATACGGCGTTAATAGCTATTCTGGTATCAATTCCGATTCGAATATTGAGCTATTTGATCTTTTGGTCAGAAAAATGTTAAGCAAACCATTTAATAATATTTTGCAAAAGATTGGAGAAAAGATTTCAAAACAACGTGAGACATTTATCGGACTTGATGTTACGAAACAAACTATCGCTCTTTATAATATAATGATGTTAATGAAAACAGGAAGATCAACAGGTTGTGATCTTAAGGCTGTAAATGAAAGTGGTCAAGCAGGTGTAATAACTATGAATTCTGATCTTTCAAAGATTAAAGGAAAGAAAATAATTAGAATCATCGACCAATCTCCTACAGGACTTTATGAAAAGAAGTCAGTGAACCTATTTGAGTTATGAGCTTGCGTACAGTAGTTATATCCAAAAGGGCAAAACTCGATATGAAAATGGGATATCTCGTAGTAAGGAGTGAAGATGATACATATAGAATAAACCTTGACGAGATATCCGTTCTCATAATCGAGAACACAGCAATATCAATTACTGGTTGCCTTATTTCTGCTCTTACTGATAAAAAAGTCAAAGTTATATTCTGCAATGAAAAGCGCGATCCAACCTGTGAACTTGTTTCTTTGTACGGAAGTCACGATACATCTGCAAAACTTAGAAAACTAATAAAATGGGATAGGGTAGTAAAACTTCCGTTGGAGCGCTTGCCGTATATAAGATGTTTGAGAGTAGTGTAATTTTTATAGAGTAGTAAAACCGCTGAATAAAAGAACGTCAAAAAAGGGCAGTTTGAGAGTAGTGTAATTTTATAGGGTAGTAAAACGCTGAATGTGTGGGATTTATTATGAAGTCCGTTTGAGAGTAGTGTAATTTTATAGGGTAGTAAAACCAGGTTCTTTCCTGCTTGTGCATCTGAGGTGTTTGAGAGTAGTGTAATTTTATAGGGTAGTAAAACCTTGCCACTGGCTAACATCTATAATTTTGGTTTGAGAGTAGTGTAATTTTATAGGGTAGTAAAACCCTGTCGTTTGCTTGAAAAGAATAATTAAGGTTTGAGAGTAGTGTAATTTTATAGGGTAGTAAAACCGTTGCAACCATTGCAACGGTGATTATCAAGTTTGAGAGTAGTGTAATTTTATAGGGTAGTAAAACGGACGGTCTTAAAATAGCCAATCCGTGCCCGTTTGAGAGTAGTGTAATTTTATAGGGTAGTAAAACAAAACACTCAGCACAAATTACATTGATATTGTTTGAGAGTAGTGTAATTTTATAGGGTAGTAAGACTAGTATTACCTTTCCAACTTCGTTACAAGTGTTTGAGAGTAGTGTAATTTTATAGGGTAGTAAAACTACTGCTGACTATAGATCGCGGCTGGCGGGTTTGAGAGTAGTGTAATTTTATAGGGTAGTAAAACCATTGACACTGTATTCAAAATCCTTCAGTGTTTGAGAGTAGTGTAATTTTATAGGGTAGTAAAACTGCACGTAATGCTAAAACACAGCAAGAGGTGTTTGAGAGTAGTGTAATTTTATAGGGTAGTAAAACCATCTTAAATGGTGGCGAAATCACAGCTTCGTTTGAGAGTAGTGTAATTTTATAGGGTAGTAAAACGTAAGACCAGAGCCCAGAACATCGAACAGGTTTGAGAGTAGTGTAATTTTATAGGACGGAGAGTATAACTATAAGTAAATGTAACATTTAGAGGTACTATCAAAATGTAACAACGAGAAGTGATGCTCATTATGTAGATTTCCGAATTTCCTTAAATACCGTTGACTTCCATGAATAGTAGTGCTATTATATAATTGCAACATATAAACGAATGTTTAAAAGTTACGAATATATAATAGAGGAGATGTCGTTATGGCTAATAGAGTGTATAGTTATGTGAGAGTAAGCACACAAAAGCAGAATGTACAAAGGCAGATTGATAATATCATGGCATATCTTAAAGGTGAGAGTTCGATTCAGTTTGAGGATAAATACACAGGAACTACATTGAGCCGTCCGGAGTTTGAAAAGCTTTTAAAGGCAGTGGATAAGGATATAGCCAAGGGCGACAATGTTACAATCGTATTTGATAGTGTATCACGAATGAGCCGTAACGCAGCTGAGGGAATCGAACAGTATTTTGCGTGGTATAATAAAGGCGTGGAGCTTGTGTTTTTGAATGAGAGATACATTGATACATCAGTATTCAAGGCGACTTTGGAGAAACAAATAGCATCAGTCTCGGACACAGGCGATAAAGCAACAGATAAATTTATAAATTCTATTATTGCTGCATTAGAGGATTATCAAAGGGATTTAGCGATAAAACAGATAGAGCTCGCTTTTGAGCAGGCGCAAAAGGAAGTTGATGACCTGCGAAAGAGGACAGCACAGGGAATGGCAGCAAAGGGAGCAGGTGACAAGATCAGAGCAGCAAGAACAGGGCAAAAGTTCGTAACAATAAAAAGCTATGAGCTTAGAATTGCTATTTTAAAGGAACTCAAAATGTTTGGCGGTGCTCTTAATCATACACAGTTTGCAAAGCAGCATGACATATCACGAATGACTTTGTATAGGTATCTTGAAGAGATACAATTAGATATGGAGTGTTCAAGTTGTACCCCAAAACAGCAAATTGCATTTTATCGTGATAGAATAAAGGCGTGGCAGAATAAATAAAGAAAACAGGCGACTATCTTATGGTGATAGTCGCCTTTATTATACATGTGGAACTTCTATATTTTTTAGCAGAATATGAGGTTTGGTTATGGCCCAAGGATACGGCCACATACAGCAGTATCATATTTTAAATTTGTCGGCTGTATCATTTTTTCTGCCACCTTTGACCATAAGCAGGATCAAAAGGACAAGTAATATCGGTGCAGCGATTACAGGAGCTACAATAAGCGGCGATACAATAAATACATCGTTTGCAATATAAGTTTTGTATTCCTCTTTAGTCTCAACTCTGACACCTCTGACGAGAAGCCTGTGTGAATTCACGCCATATGGAGTACATGTAAATAGCGTACAATAGTCCTTATTTGGATCAATTGCAAGGTCATCGATCTCATACGGCTTAACTACCTTTATCTGATCCACCTGATACGTTAAAACTTCGGACATTACTGTAATACGAAAAATGTCACCTTGTTCCATTTTGTCAAGATCGGTGAACAGCCTTGCACTGGGAAGTCCGCGATGTCCCGAAAGGACGGAATGTGTTCCTTTGCCACCCACAGGAAGACTTGTTCCCGGAAGATGTCCTGCTGCGACCTGTAAAACATCGTCATCTACGCTGTGATATATTGGCAGTTCCACCTTTATCTTTTCTATCGTAATATATCCCATTGTACCTGTACCTGTAATATCAAGAGTATTTCTATATCCAGGTATTATATCAGGTTCCAGTATAGGACTTTCAGCAGATAACAGTTTTCTATTGTATTCATTTGCTGCTTCAATTATCTGGTCGTGCTGTTCATTGCTCATAGAATCAGATATATCGTTATAAACCTGTATAGCCTTTGATTGATGCAAAGCATTTATATGCTCGCTTACCGTAGGATACAATATAAGAACTAAACCTATGATCAATGCCACAAAAGGCAGCGACTTTATTATGATACGCTTCATCAAAAGCTCCTTGTATTAAGTTTTCGTGCAGCAGTTGAAACTCTGCTGCACGAAAAGTTCACATTATTGCTGTGTTTTTTGATTTGCTCAGTTTTCTTTAGACATTCTCTTCTTTGTTACTAAAAGAACTATTGAACCTGCCACCAGAAGACTTCCTATGATATAAAACAGCTTTGTACCCATACCACCAGTTGAAGGAAGGGTATTGCCCTTAGCATTTATAACCTGCAATTCATAAATATTATCGCTATCACTATCTGTCAGCTCTACCGCAGTTTCTGAACCGACCTGCTTTGTAACTTTCCAGTTTGGATCAGTTTTTGTAAAAGCATTTGCTGCCTTATCATTGCTGATTGTTATCGTAATATCATCAATTTTATTATATCCTGATGGTACTTTGGTCTCAGAAAGTGTATATGTACCTGCCCCCAGACCTTTGAATATGATATAACCATCATCATCGACATAACCCTTTACATCTACATGAGTTGGAAGATTACCTTTCTGTGTGAATACAGTAGTTCTTATATACTTTTTCGTTGTGTTATCATATTTTGTTTGATCAACACCACTCGTACCAGGATCTACGGTCGTATATGTACCGTCATTCAGCTTCCAATATGTTCCGCTTGCATTTTCTGTAAACTGATCCTCAGATACAAGAACTATGTTCATATCGGTTCCTGTTAATGTAAACTCAGCGCCCTTGAGTGGCTTTGGAGGTGTGGAATTATCGACCTTTATGATCTTGATAGCGGTAGTAAAAGTATTAACATCAGACCATGGAGTAACACCTACAGGATCAGTATAATCATCATTCGGCTCATCAGGAGTATCAGGACTCGGAGGTGTTCCCGGCTTAGGCTCATCAGGATTGGTGTCACTTTCACCGACCGCATCCACATTAGGATTATTTGAATATGTCAGGAATACCTTATTGGGGTTACCTGTACTTGTAATATCAGCATTCTCATTCAGCTTTGCCGAATATGTCACCCTTATCTCCTGTCCTGCTTTTGCCTTATGCTGAATGAAATCCTTCATTACTATCTGGAATGTATACTGCACATCTCCAACTTTAGCAGCGTTGCCTTCATCGACTCTGTAATATGAATTATCAATTAGTACGTTATTGATATAAACCTTAACGCTGCTATTATCGAATGTAAGACCAGTTGACATCTTATCGTTGATAACAAAGAAATACTTGTCATATCCTATCATAGAAGGAACCACTGATGTAAGCTCATAATTTATTGTATCACCGATGCTTGCTTCATTATGATCAGTCTTGGCAGAATTTTCAACTATCTTTTTGTCCAGCGTAGGAAGGTCTTCCTTAGTCGTTAAATCGACATTACCTGCTACCTTTAAAAGATTAAGAGTGCGCGGATTATTTTGAGTAATATCTGCTTCGTCCTTAACAAGGTAATAACCTGCGGCAAGTTCGGTAAGCTCATATTTTTTTGTTGTATTATCAGGTGTATTATCGGATTTCAAGGCGTTTCCTGTCAGATGAGTACCTGCAAATTTTGCAAATTCAACCGCAAAATCACTGTTATCAGCATACTGTTCAAGAACCGCAGCAACACCTGCTGCATCAGTTGCTGATGCAAAAACACTTACTTTATCAGTCTCGGCATCGTTATCATGATCAATTTTGAATTCATCAGCTGCTTTAAGAGCTGAAAGGAAGGTCGCACCTGATACATTATCGCCCCACTGAATATCTGTGAGCACATAAGGATCAGCTGTTGTTCCGCTTCCGCTAAGATTACCCTTGAATATCTGATATGCATTATAATTATGCGTTCCTGCATTTTTAGCAGTTATAGATATCGAATTTGTATCAGCTGCAAAGACTGTCATTCCTGTTGCAGCTAAAGGAGTTATCGCTAACAGACCTGCTGTAAGCATAGCTACATATTTCTTATGTTTTTTCATATTTTTACCTCCGTTTTAAAAGTATTTTTTAATCCGCCGTATCATTTTACAGAAGCCATCTCACGATCGCCTCCTTTTGCGCCTGTACAAAGCGGATCCGCTTAAAATTCCAATTACTGTGAATATGCCTCCGAGGAAGTATATCCTTCCCGGTCCGCTTCCGCCTGTTGACGGCAGCTTAAAGCGAATACTCTTGTTTTTCACAAGTATCGGTGTCGTTTCATCGTTTGAAGCTACATACTGGTTCTCCACAGGGAGAAGAATGTAGTCTTCGTTGAGAGTTGCACCGTTAACTGTTTCACCACCTACATAGTAGATGTAACGATAATGTTCATCTTCTTTAAGCTGGGATTTGGTGCTGTTCCAGTTCCATGGATCTGTTCCGCCAAGTGATATGGTCTTTGACCAGCCAGCGTCTTCCTCAAAATCCTTCATTGCTACCGAGCCTTCCTGCAAGGTAATTGTATAAAGGTTATTGTTTGAGGTGTAGACACCGTCTGTAAGAGTATAACCAGGTTTATCCTGAGTTAAAGGTTCTTCCGTAATTCTGAACTGATATATTCTATACGGAGTAATGTCATTTGACTCAACATACATAAACATTTCGTTTCGATTAGCATTGGACGGAATTAAAAATGAATGATTATCCATAAACGCCCAATTATACCCTGTAACCACATCTGAAGTACAGACAGGCCTATTTTTTCCGTTTCCATCATTAAACGTAATTTTATACGTATGATTACCTGAGTTACTATTTCCTGATACTACCGCATGAATATCATACTTTTTACCTGGTTCTAAAAATGACAGATTTAACTTAGCGCCCTGAAATGTTTCTTCTCTTCCTTCTACAAGCAAATGGTAATCGGTACTATTGTTAGCATTACTAATTGATAGGCTCAGATCATCATTTGCAAATTTAGTCCAATTCTGCGTATCAACATTAAAATCCGCATTATAAATGACACTATTCTGAACAGTAACAACACCTGTGCCTGCTTCAACCTCAATGTTTTTATATCCCTCTATGGCTATAAACTCGTCCATTCTGAATGACGCTGGAAATGTTTTGTTTATTGCCTCTGTTTCTATCAGGAGATACATACCGTAAGGGTTGACATTCTCAGGCAAAGTGATCGTACCTGTCAGCTTATCCCATTGACCTTTTTGAACAGTTTTCGCTGATACTCGGTGATAGCTCTTAAAGTCCTCCTTTTCAAGTCCGTCATTCAATGTCATGACAAACATCGCTTCAGAAGGATTTGATTCATTTCCATCTTCAGTACTTATCCATCTGTCATTATAAAAAACTCCCAGACTGAATGTATAAGTCTTTCCTGCCTTGAATATCTTAGGATCAAGGAACAGCCTTGCGCCCTGCGAAGGACGTGTTCGTTCTTTTACAAGCAGACCATCTTTTTTTGCAAATGCATCAACACCGCTTGTTTCTACCAAAACATCTCCCTGAGGCTCCCAACCGTCAGTAGTTCTTGTAAAAGAATGATGCAAAAGCAACAGGCTGTCATCAGCTTCTTCGGTATACACTTTAATATCTACCGTATTTGCTCCTGACTGTAAATCTGAAACCTTGAAAATATTATTTCCAAGATCTTCAAAATTCATATCCGTTGAAGAAAGCTTGTAATAATGATTGTTGTATCCATCTGCATTAGCTTCATAATACTGTACATTACCGGGAACGCTCAGCTTGAATTCAGCACTACCGCCAGGATATACAGGTATTTCACCTGATGACTTGATAAGATTGTTTCCGGGATCACGCAGATTGACGGTTATCGTGGCAGACTTGCTGGTAATAAGCTTTTTCTTACGCTTCAGTGTGATTTCAACAGGCTTCATTTCTTCGCTTGTTGCGTTTATCCACTCTTTTTTAAGGTAAAGTTTTGATTTCCTTGTATCTCTGTTTGTTATTAACAGATTGCCGTCGGAATCTGTTGAATAAGCAACTTCATAACCTGAAGGAACTTCAACTTCCTCAACACTGTATGTATATACATGGCTTCCGTATATTGACGGAAGATTATTAAACTGATACTTCCATGAATTATCAGCATTGAGAGCAAATGTCATATTGCCGTTGAACTCGACAGGCTTACGTTGATCAGGCGATGCCGAATCGGTCTGGTAAAGCTTGAAGTATACAGCTGTGTGCGTTAGATTAGAATTCTCAACATCATCCCAGACTTTCTGAACTTCAAAATTTGTTCTTTCGTCTTTGATTGTATTCTTGAAGTCGTACTGATTGTTCACACTCAGTGCTGTGACATCACCGCTGGAAATGCCCTCGTCGGTTATGGGCTTTTCGTCTCCGTTTACATCGACACGGGAGAATATATTCGGATCAACACCTGTTTCGACAACAAAAAGTTCTTTGGTTTCGTTAAAGCTATAGATATCCTTACGCTGACCGCTTTTCAGTGTAAATGGATTGTCGTTTCCATATCCTAAATCAGCCGGCTGAGGAACTCCGTTTACCATTTCGTATACAGTAAAGCTGTATTCCTTATTGTCATAATCATTTGAGAAATGGCCCTTATAATCAACGGTCTTTGTTACCGCAAGAGGCTTTACTGTCGGAAGGTTGATCTCCATTGCAAGGTTTGAATAACAGCCGCCTCGCTCAAGATAGAACATCTTTATATCATGACGACCGTATCGGCTCCAGCTTTCTCCACCAGTATACACCCAATCTTCTACGCCATCAAAATAATCACCCAAAGATTTAACTATCCATTTTGA
Coding sequences:
- a CDS encoding carbohydrate binding domain-containing protein, producing the protein MKNYFDSFYELIHKNNVKRRRMVSLLLVLSVFVSTGVLWELRDTVITMVNEPICGIEEHEHSDECYERVLVCGLEENAEHIHTDDCYEKVLVCGHDEHLHTTLCYTDEELTEEASEPEDNVVRLNSEELAESEETDSEEMLLSEFSDDSMNLMLDNDSFKALEGETLDPANPVPLTNTIDNIAKGIKFTLFDYGDADLEAAQNNYNISWDSKNNQWVHNNVKKVGINTGRDSGSDIMFFAYGTPAFTGTLRDDDDTNNPQNVYTRVDPDKNNYSGDYNTFGTTYPSPMSGNRPVQGIVNDTLDANGYPTIKGSNNSLAYLFSPTVTDSDKAYKSVYTDVNHLLQQDTQGHLYYNSNMNYAYYNKDTHDFTVYDRTFDIVNGNHHLGTDIDVTTGETYASAVEGGDQNSKLGDKDPGFKIGFFPFDDYDYSKKDPNFDTKSGGTYNHHFGMTMEATFINPEPTSANGISNDPVVFKYSGDDDMWVFVDNRLVLDIGGIHEPTGGMIDFTNGIVWVQDNAEGKPLTSDDVTVETIEKQLTAKGYDFSKLPMPTIIDNNTASTTISSESKWIVKSLGDYFDGVEDWVYTGGESWSRYGRHDIKMFYLERGGCYSNLAMEINLPTVKPLAVTKTVDYKGHFSNDYDNKEYSFTVYEMVNGVPQPADLGYGNDNPFTLKSGQRKDIYSFNETKELFVVETGVDPNIFSRVDVNGDEKPITDEGISSGDVTALSVNNQYDFKNTIKDERTNFEVQKVWDDVENSNLTHTAVYFKLYQTDSASPDQRKPVEFNGNMTFALNADNSWKYQFNNLPSIYGSHVYTYSVEEVEVPSGYEVAYSTDSDGNLLITNRDTRKSKLYLKKEWINATSEEMKPVEITLKRKKKLITSKSATITVNLRDPGNNLIKSSGEIPVYPGGSAEFKLSVPGNVQYYEANADGYNNHYYKLSSTDMNFEDLGNNIFKVSDLQSGANTVDIKVYTEEADDSLLLLHHSFTRTTDGWEPQGDVLVETSGVDAFAKKDGLLVKERTRPSQGARLFLDPKIFKAGKTYTFSLGVFYNDRWISTEDGNESNPSEAMFVMTLNDGLEKEDFKSYHRVSAKTVQKGQWDKLTGTITLPENVNPYGMYLLIETEAINKTFPASFRMDEFIAIEGYKNIEVEAGTGVVTVQNSVIYNADFNVDTQNWTKFANDDLSLSISNANNSTDYHLLVEGREETFQGAKLNLSFLEPGKKYDIHAVVSGNSNSGNHTYKITFNDGNGKNRPVCTSDVVTGYNWAFMDNHSFLIPSNANRNEMFMYVESNDITPYRIYQFRITEEPLTQDKPGYTLTDGVYTSNNNLYTITLQEGSVAMKDFEEDAGWSKTISLGGTDPWNWNSTKSQLKEDEHYRYIYYVGGETVNGATLNEDYILLPVENQYVASNDETTPILVKNKSIRFKLPSTGGSGPGRIYFLGGIFTVIGILSGSALYRRKRRRS
- the cas9 gene encoding type II CRISPR RNA-guided endonuclease Cas9 (Cas9, originally named Csn1, is the large, multifunctional signature protein of type II CRISPR/Cas systems. It is well known even to general audiences because its RNA-guided endonuclease activity has made it a popular tool for custom editing of eukaryotic genomes.); this translates as MANDKTYLGLDIGTDSVGWAVTDGEYKLKKFRNNLMWGVHLFDEAQQSAERRSFRTARRRLDRRQQRIKLLQDFFAAEILKKDEKFFHRLKESSLLPEDSENRKKNTFFDDKNYGDKEYYKEYPTIHHLICELMDSNEPHDVRLVYYACAYLLAHRGHFLFNVNKDKIDRITEFKPIYTNFYNALIDIVETAPFDENADGMAEILKKHISVTNKDKELKELLFGGKVPKAEDESNIVIKYDQLTKIISGGTVKMSDLFCNEDYKELEKNSVCVKNADFSDTLDMLTGQVDELHLCLIASIKAMYDWSLLVEILAGNKMISISKVEIFDRHKSDLQELKYFVRTYLTKKEYDAIFREISDKSNYVSYVYNAPSENERNKYKKCSQEDFCKFLKTYLESIKPVYEDNERFEELLKKCQNGELCPKQVTTDNRVIPYQLYYAELKKILDNACNYLPFLNEKDEYGTVADKILSIMEFRIPYYTGPLVVSDKSKNAWIVRKAEGKIYPWNFKQIIDEDASENEFIRRMTCKCTYLAGEEVLPKYSLLYSKYTVLNEINNIKVNGVPITVEQKQKLYQDMFVSSNRKLTKKRIAEYFKSIGVYKGEIEISGVDDNIKSSLKSYHDFKQLLENGVLSENDVERIIERITVTTDTKRLKNWLEENFKHISNEDIKYISKLKYKDYGRLSRRFLEEILPIDDKTAEVLDEKNIISMLWESNNNLMELLSSNYGYSKAVEVSNKYYYALPENQKSISEQLKDMYIPTAVRRSVTRTIDIVKELKTILKKAPDKIFIEMARGEGETPKGKRAQSRRDLISQILDDADADNIPELKNKLDSIDDGKLRSEKYYLYFMQLGKCAYTGKAISFEDLEDNHKWNIDHIWPQAKIKDDSLDNKVLVDTNTNGAKGDSYPISSDIREKMQGFWHSLHKKGLMSEKKFSRLIRNTPFSEEELSGFIARQLVETRQSTKAVATLLKELFPDTDIVYVKAGLVSEFRHEMDMLKCREINDLHHAKDAYLNIVMGNVYDTKFTKSPLNFVQSGERYSMKLFKKDQNGKESGLLTGKVQRGDTIAWDPAVSFKTVRDMMAKNSIRYVKYTYKRKGGLFNQMPERKKEGLVPRKIGLDTSKYGGYNNTTASYFSIVKYNKNSIVIIPIETMYAKRFEIDIDFAMNYAADTLSSILSEVITADMVSMPMKNRALKINTLLEIDGFRCNIVQKSNKGRTLVIASSESLIVPPESYNYIKKICSFLEKSEKGKKYGVNSYSGINSDSNIELFDLLVRKMLSKPFNNILQKIGEKISKQRETFIGLDVTKQTIALYNIMMLMKTGRSTGCDLKAVNESGQAGVITMNSDLSKIKGKKIIRIIDQSPTGLYEKKSVNLFEL
- a CDS encoding recombinase family protein — encoded protein: MANRVYSYVRVSTQKQNVQRQIDNIMAYLKGESSIQFEDKYTGTTLSRPEFEKLLKAVDKDIAKGDNVTIVFDSVSRMSRNAAEGIEQYFAWYNKGVELVFLNERYIDTSVFKATLEKQIASVSDTGDKATDKFINSIIAALEDYQRDLAIKQIELAFEQAQKEVDDLRKRTAQGMAAKGAGDKIRAARTGQKFVTIKSYELRIAILKELKMFGGALNHTQFAKQHDISRMTLYRYLEEIQLDMECSSCTPKQQIAFYRDRIKAWQNK
- a CDS encoding isopeptide-forming domain-containing fimbrial protein, giving the protein MKKHKKYVAMLTAGLLAITPLAATGMTVFAADTNSISITAKNAGTHNYNAYQIFKGNLSGSGTTADPYVLTDIQWGDNVSGATFLSALKAADEFKIDHDNDAETDKVSVFASATDAAGVAAVLEQYADNSDFAVEFAKFAGTHLTGNALKSDNTPDNTTKKYELTELAAGYYLVKDEADITQNNPRTLNLLKVAGNVDLTTKEDLPTLDKKIVENSAKTDHNEASIGDTINYELTSVVPSMIGYDKYFFVINDKMSTGLTFDNSSVKVYINNVLIDNSYYRVDEGNAAKVGDVQYTFQIVMKDFIQHKAKAGQEIRVTYSAKLNENADITSTGNPNKVFLTYSNNPNVDAVGESDTNPDEPKPGTPPSPDTPDEPNDDYTDPVGVTPWSDVNTFTTAIKIIKVDNSTPPKPLKGAEFTLTGTDMNIVLVSEDQFTENASGTYWKLNDGTYTTVDPGTSGVDQTKYDNTTKKYIRTTVFTQKGNLPTHVDVKGYVDDDGYIIFKGLGAGTYTLSETKVPSGYNKIDDITITISNDKAANAFTKTDPNWKVTKQVGSETAVELTDSDSDNIYELQVINAKGNTLPSTGGMGTKLFYIIGSLLVAGSIVLLVTKKRMSKEN
- a CDS encoding class C sortase, with the translated sequence MKRIIIKSLPFVALIIGLVLILYPTVSEHINALHQSKAIQVYNDISDSMSNEQHDQIIEAANEYNRKLLSAESPILEPDIIPGYRNTLDITGTGTMGYITIEKIKVELPIYHSVDDDVLQVAAGHLPGTSLPVGGKGTHSVLSGHRGLPSARLFTDLDKMEQGDIFRITVMSEVLTYQVDQIKVVKPYEIDDLAIDPNKDYCTLFTCTPYGVNSHRLLVRGVRVETKEEYKTYIANDVFIVSPLIVAPVIAAPILLVLLILLMVKGGRKNDTADKFKI
- a CDS encoding CRISPR-associated endonuclease Cas1; translation: MRTVVISKRAKLDMKMGYLVVRSEDDTYRINLDEISVLIIENTAISITGCLISALTDKKVKVIFCNEKRDPTCELVSLYGSHDTSAKLRKLIKWDRVVKLPLERLPYIRCLRVV